A window of Rhododendron vialii isolate Sample 1 chromosome 11a, ASM3025357v1 contains these coding sequences:
- the LOC131306780 gene encoding uncharacterized protein LOC131306780, producing MSSSSVSSGCSLTRKCHCGDEVVLKPSGTDLNPGRRFLGCPKYPDPNRCSFFEWVDDPICKRGKAVILEQKEMIGKLYDQIKYMREKANFFEDKAKEYEKKAQEYEDKAKEFDNMTQVYEWRIKEMKRIERKKIKEARTMEINIWMKLLVALLVMENAEKKTLTGFCYWSGERKLNANGTFLYNGGTCVAVLLEEGSKINELREKVCGALNMNLEGKLYFYNTKRDKTKYVTLNDDNGVAMLFHLNEDDVDLFVEDIGQNNDNIPTFYDSTRESMVTHNISSPGGTVAVPSPSQVTNSSSQEMGLVPYLPENANEILTWKGQLFDSPDLFKQSVLLFAASNKFSFNYLDNSRTYYRLVCKVVGCPWKLTAKCEGSTDLVRIIMFRNEHLHNVEDASNYKLTFRSKQVGLLFKNRIVDKPGYLPRDICRDFEHTFQCCLNYSQGWRAKEKAKEAITGPPSMTFHLVPWMCRRLVEAIPNTRAIWTSTNEGKFKQLFVSYGCSIAAFRKGYLRPVLKLDAYFLTGYYRGHVISASAHDADDGLYPLAYAIVSSENDEDWLWFLINLKEVIGGRQVVLVTDRNTSLLSSIIKVFGGDCNSWCLRHLKENFSKSASSKGLKAERRNTALKVVNDLAYARTEDSFKSHLGKLYGICPDLSKWVEDNNPKHWSNAFFPYKRWDKMYTNLAECFNSWLLPLRELDIIQFMTGHVSKTTELLLRKHIEVRKWKLPVGKQIKDDIKKSQEYAQKFTHRNSSPTKFIVANDTRRLYAVKLIPRS from the exons ATGTCCTCGAGTTCAGTTAGTTCAGGTTGTAGTTTGACGAGAAAGTGCCATTGTGGTGATGAAGTTGTTTTGAAGCCTTCTGGAACTGATTTGAATCCTGGTAGGAGGTTTCTTGGGTGTCCTAAATATCCG GATCCAAACCGTTGCAGTTTCTTCGAATGGGTTGATGATCCCATATGCAAGCGTGGCAAGGCTGTTATTCTTGAACAAAAGGAAATGATAGGCAAGTTGTATGACCAGATTAAGTATATGCGAGAGAAAGCCAACTTCTTTGAGGACAAAGCCAAGGAGTATGAGAAGAAGGCTCAAGAGTATGAGGATAAGGCAAAAGAGTTTGATAACATGACTCAAGTTTATGAGTGGAGGATTAAGGAGATGAAGAgaattgaaagaaagaaaattaaggaGGCTAGGACAATGGAAATAAATATTTGGATGAAATTGCTCGTGGCACTGCTG GTTATGGAGAATGCGGAAAAGAAAACATTGACAGGTTTTTGCTACTGGAGTGGGGAACGAAAGTTAAATGCCAATGGCACCTTCTTGTACAACGGTGGGACGTGTGTAGCTGTTCTACTTGAGGAAGGAAGTAAAATAAATGAGTTACGTGAGAAGGTTTGTGGTGCCCTTAACATGAATTTGGAAGGTAAATTGTACTTCTATAACACAAAGAGGGACAAGACAAAGTATGTAACATTGAATGATGACAACGGTGTTGCAATGTTGTTCCACCTGAACGAAGATGATGTCGACTTGTTCGTAGAAGATAtaggacaaaataatgacaatATCCCGACCTTTTACGATTCAACAAG GGAATCGATGGTCACTCACAACATTAGCTCGCCTGGAGGAACAGTGGCAGTACCTTCTCCCAGTCAGGTAACCAATAGTTCTAGCCAAGAGATGGGGTTGGTACCGTACTTGCCGGAAAATGCAAATGAGATATTAACCTGGAAGGGTCAACTATTTGATAGCCCTGACCTATTCAAGCAATCAGTACTACTATTTGCTGCATCGAACAAGTTTAGCTTCAATTACTTGGATAATAGTAGAACGTACTACCGATTGGTATGTAAAGTAGTGGGGTGTCCTTGGAAGCTTACGGCAAAATGTGAGGGTTCCACTGATTTGGTTCGTATCATAATGTTTAGGAATGAACACCTACATAATGTAGAAGATGCTAGTAATTATAAGTTGACCTTTCGCAGTAAACAAGTGGGCTTGCTTTTCAAGAACCGAATTGTGGACAAGCCTGGATATTTGCCGAGGGATATTTGCAGGGACTTTGAGCATACCTTCCAATGTTGTCTGAATTACAGTCAAGGATGGAGGGCGAAAGAAAAGGCAAAGGAAGCCATCACAGGACCTCCTTCGATGACTTTCCACCTAGTCCCATGGATGTGTCGACGGCTTGTTGAAGCCATACCAAACACGAGAGCAATATGGACGTCGACAAATGAAGGCAAGTTTAAGCAACTATTTGTTTCTTATGGTTGCTCTATTGCTGCATTCAGAAAAGGTTATTTAAGGCCTGTGTTGAAATTGGACGCATATTTCTTGACTGGATACTATCGGGGCCATGTTATATCGGCTAGTGCACATGATGCGGACGATGGGTTGTACCCCCTAGCATATGCCATTGTGTCTAGTGAGAATGATGAAGACTGGTTATGGTTCTTGATTAATCTTAAGGAAGTTATTGGAGGACGTCAAGTTGTGTTGGTCACCGATCGGAACACTTCTTTGTTGAGTAGTATAATTAAGGTTTTTGGCGGGGATTGTAATTCATGGTGTCTCCGTCACCTAAAGGAAAACTTCAGCAAGTCTGCTAGCTCAAAGGGGTTGAAAGCTGAAAGACGGAACACGGCTCTAAAGGTGGTTAATGATCTTGCGTATGCAAGGACCGAAGACTCATTCAAGTCTCATTTGGGCAAGTTGTATGGGATTTGTCCTGATCTTTCAAAATGGGTGGAAGATAACAATCCAAAGCACTGGTCGAATGCTTTTTTCCCTTACAAGAGATGGGACAAGATGTACACAAATTTGGCTGAATGTTTCAATTCTTGGCTATTGCCATTAAGGGAATTGGACATCATCCAATTTATGACAGGACACGTGTCCAAGACCACTGAGTTGTTGCTTCGTAAGCATATCGAGGTTAGGAAATGGAAATTGCCAGTTGGGAAACAAATTAAGGATGACATTAAGAAGTCTCAAGAATATGCACAAAAATTTACGCATCGTAACTCCTCGCCGACTAAGTTCATTGTCGCTAATGACACTAGGCGACTTTATGCAGTCAAGCTGATCCCACGTAGTTGA